The sequence below is a genomic window from Bremerella alba.
CGATCAGAACAAGTCCCAGTTGCCAGCACTTTTTCTATACCCCAATGAAAATTGGAACGGGCACACGGTTCTCTGGCTCACCAAGGAAGGGAAGTCTGGTGTGTTTGACGAGGGAGAACGTCTAAAACCTGAGGTCGCCAAGTTAGTCTCTTCGGGCATATCGGTCGCGGCGGTAGACTTGATCTATCAGGGAGACTTTCTGCCGGATCGGCAGTCTTTTCAGGAGACACCAAGAGTCGAAAATAGCCGAGAGGCAGCAGCTTATACTCTCGGTTATAACCACTCGGTCGCCGCTCAACGCATTCAAGATATTTTGTCCACGGCGGCTTTCATGAGAAAACATGATCGTCAACCAAAGTCGATCGGGCTGGTCGCTCTCGATCCTGCTATAGCAGCGTTAGGTAGTGTCGCTGTCGCCACACACTCAGACGCATTTGACTTCGGTGTCCTTAAGACCGATGGCTTTCGATTCGGTCACGTTAAATCAATCCGTTCGCCTGATTTGTTGCCGGGCGGCGCAAAGTACGGCGACGTGCCAGGATTCTTAGCGATGGCATCTCCGATGCTTCTTCGAGTTATTGGGGAAGACGAAGATAGTGAAAAGCCTGTGCGAGTGGCCTACGGCAGAGATGAGAAACAAGAGATGCTAACCGATATGGATTCAGAGGTCTCACCAGTCGATTGGATCATGAATCAGTTAAGTGCCATCGCTGTTCAGTAGCGGTTACGCATTAGAAAACGGGGCCTTGAAAAGTATGGTGCGCTACGTAAGCGAACTCCAGCAGAGGAGGACGTTTCGTCATGCCTAGGGCGTTGAATTTCCCCATGCTGATCAACCAGCCCAATTACGTCGATCTTATTCCACCCGTGGACTTCTTTCGTTCTTAAGGGGCTCTAGCGGAATCTTTGAGATGTCTTCGCCAGAACTTGAAGTGTTAGGTCGGTTCCTTGTCAGACGGCAACTTCGTTACCTAGCGGGATGTAAACCGACACTCGCAAGCAGGACGAGCAGCCGATAGAGTGCTGATTCGCAGTTGAATCAACTCTAACTCAGTGCAGGCAAATCCATTCGAAACGAAGATCCCGCCAATGGGATTCTCACGTGAAATCGATACGTCTTCCAGCGAGCTTAGTAGCGACGCGTTGTGTTCAGAGAGAGACAAAACCATAGATTAGCAAGATATGGTTATTAACTTGAAATGCCGATTATTGATCACGCGAGTGGAGTTGTCGTGCGCCAACGTTGCTTGGAAGCTGCTGGGACGTTGCTACCCGCATCCTGCCATTAACTAATTTCAATTGAGGATCGATGTTGTAGATTCCGTCCTTTTCTTTGACAGGCAATCTCAGGGCACTCTCGTTGATTTTTCTATCGATTGAGTACCAGGCGTTGCTTTCAAATTGGAACGTTTCGGGTGAGGTGTGCGGGCCTACGTTCACACTACGAAAAGCTTGCTCTGCTTTGAATTGGATGACATTGTTGCGAAAGACTCCGTTTCGGCACGGTACAAATCCGGGTTCGGTCGTTTCCTGTAAAATGCGTAAAACCCACTTGGCAGGGTCGACAATCGTATTGTGCTGGACGATGGCTCTGTCCACCCCAACAAACGCCATCGCGGCCATGCCGCCAATGAATGTGCAGTCTTCGACCGTGATGTCTTTAGCTTCGTAAGTCACACCCCGCGGTCGAAAATAAGGGAGTCCAGTACTTCCGCCAATGTTAACGCCGCGGTGTCCGCATTCACTAAAGAAACATCGAGAAACCACTATCTTGCTTGTACCGCCCTTCATTTGAACTCCGCTGGCAGAGTTCATCGTGTCGAATTTCATCGTGCAGTTACGTACGATCCCTTGGTGACAGCCAACCATATCGATTGCCGATCCCCCTTTCCCCCACCGTTCGATCTGGCAGTTTTCGATGGTGAGATAATCGACGCCAGAGAGCTTGATGCCGTCGCAATTACCGCTGGGACCAATGTCATGAACATAGATGTTTCGAAGCGTCACATGCAGGGCAGGGGAGTCATAGGTGCTAGCATCGTCGACGTTCAAGCCATTTTGAGAGGCCCGTCGGATCTCCAGATTCTCAAGTACAACATGGGCCGGATCGGAAACTTGTAGTCCGAAATGTCCTCCTTCGATAAGGCAGCGGTTGGCAGGATCTTTACCGCGAATAACAATCGGCATTTCGGAAGTTCCGTGAAGATTCTTGATCGAGATACCTCCCTCCAGAG
It includes:
- a CDS encoding right-handed parallel beta-helix repeat-containing protein produces the protein MPLLLVLPLLFLCVSPAVAVAEIEVTSKTELLQAVSQAKPGTVITITSKSLEGGISIKNLHGTSEMPIVIRGKDPANRCLIEGGHFGLQVSDPAHVVLENLEIRRASQNGLNVDDASTYDSPALHVTLRNIYVHDIGPSGNCDGIKLSGVDYLTIENCQIERWGKGGSAIDMVGCHQGIVRNCTMKFDTMNSASGVQMKGGTSKIVVSRCFFSECGHRGVNIGGSTGLPYFRPRGVTYEAKDITVEDCTFIGGMAAMAFVGVDRAIVQHNTIVDPAKWVLRILQETTEPGFVPCRNGVFRNNVIQFKAEQAFRSVNVGPHTSPETFQFESNAWYSIDRKINESALRLPVKEKDGIYNIDPQLKLVNGRMRVATSQQLPSNVGARQLHSRDQ